A segment of the Methanothermococcus thermolithotrophicus DSM 2095 genome:
ATCTAATGTTGTTAAAAATATAAGAAATAACCGTAGTGATAAAATGCTTTGTATTAGAAAACCATCCGTAAGAGCGAGTTATGAGTATTTAGTTGAGAAGATATTAAAAGATGGAGAAGACATGACTACCGAAGACGGAGCTCGGTGTAGGGAAATTAGGAATGTAGCAATTGAAATTACAAATCCGAAGTTAAAAAGTATAAGTCCCAAGTATCCATTAGGAAAGCGTAGTGTTGAGTCCTATACGAATAATCTATTATATGGAAATTCAGGAGATGGGCAATTTGTTTATGATTACTATGAGAGAATTAGGGAATATCCAAATTATGATAAATCCTTAAAAAATGATCAAATCGAATATGTGATAAACAAACTTAATACAAATCCAGAATCAAGAAGGTGTGTAATATCCCTTTGGAATCCGTACATTGACCAAAAA
Coding sequences within it:
- a CDS encoding thymidylate synthase → MLCIRKPSVRASYEYLVEKILKDGEDMTTEDGARCREIRNVAIEITNPKLKSISPKYPLGKRSVESYTNNLLYGNSGDGQFVYDYYERIREYPNYDKSLKNDQIEYVINKLNTNPESRRCVISLWNPYIDQKVKDVPCLNHIGFQKSGNDLYMSVLFRSNDILLAFHSNAIGLISLGEYVAEKTNSTLKSYCHFIYNAHIYVDRDVDYIKKYFPEYLEYLE